A section of the Streptomyces sp. CG1 genome encodes:
- a CDS encoding amino acid permease: MTDDARVSEAHTPSDEERLAQLGYTQVLARRMSAFSNYAVSFTIISVLSGCLTLYLFGMTTGGPAVITWGWVAVGLMTLFVGLSMAEICSAYPTSAGLYFWAHRLAPPRSAAAWAWFTGWFNVLGQVAVTAGIDFGAAAFLGAYLNLQFGFEVTPGRTVLLFAAILLLHGLLNTFGVRIVAFLNNVSVWWHVLGVAVIVGALAFVPDHHQSATFVFTKFVNETGWGSGLYVVLLGLLMAQYTFTGYDASAHMTEETHDASTAGPKGIVRSIWTSWIAGLVLLLGFTFAIQSYDKELASPTGAPPAQILLDALGATTGKLLLLVVIGAQLFCGMASVTANSRMIYAFSRDGALPFSRVWHTVSPRTRTPVAAVWLAALGALALGLPYLINSTAYAAVTSIAVIGLYIAYVIPTFLRVRKGAAFARGPWHLGRWSGPIGVVSVTWVVVITILFMLPQVSPVTWKTFNYAPVAVLVVLGFATTWWLASARHWFLDGARAATPEPVEN, translated from the coding sequence ATGACAGATGACGCGAGAGTGAGCGAGGCACATACGCCGTCGGACGAGGAACGGCTGGCCCAGCTCGGTTACACCCAGGTCCTCGCCCGCCGGATGTCGGCGTTCTCGAACTACGCCGTCTCCTTCACGATCATCTCGGTGCTGTCCGGCTGCCTCACGCTGTATCTCTTCGGCATGACCACCGGCGGGCCCGCCGTGATCACCTGGGGCTGGGTGGCGGTGGGTCTGATGACGCTGTTCGTCGGCCTGTCGATGGCCGAGATCTGCTCGGCGTACCCCACCTCGGCCGGCCTGTACTTCTGGGCCCACCGCCTCGCACCACCCCGCTCGGCGGCGGCCTGGGCCTGGTTCACCGGCTGGTTCAACGTACTGGGCCAGGTCGCGGTCACCGCCGGTATCGACTTCGGCGCGGCGGCCTTCCTGGGCGCCTATCTGAACCTCCAGTTCGGCTTCGAGGTGACCCCCGGCCGCACGGTTCTCCTCTTCGCGGCGATCCTGCTCCTGCACGGCCTGCTGAACACCTTCGGCGTGCGTATCGTCGCGTTCCTGAACAACGTGAGCGTGTGGTGGCATGTGCTGGGCGTGGCGGTGATCGTCGGCGCGCTCGCCTTCGTCCCCGACCACCACCAGTCGGCGACGTTCGTCTTCACGAAGTTCGTGAACGAAACGGGCTGGGGCAGTGGCCTCTACGTCGTCCTCCTGGGCCTCCTGATGGCCCAGTACACCTTCACCGGCTACGACGCCTCGGCTCACATGACGGAGGAGACCCACGACGCGTCGACGGCGGGCCCGAAGGGCATCGTCCGCTCGATCTGGACGTCCTGGATAGCCGGCCTCGTGCTGTTGCTGGGCTTCACCTTCGCGATCCAGTCGTACGACAAGGAACTCGCGTCCCCGACCGGCGCGCCCCCGGCCCAGATCCTCCTGGACGCGCTCGGCGCCACGACCGGCAAACTCCTCCTGCTGGTGGTGATCGGCGCGCAACTCTTCTGCGGGATGGCGTCGGTGACGGCCAACAGCCGCATGATCTACGCCTTCTCCCGCGACGGCGCGCTGCCCTTCTCCCGCGTCTGGCACACGGTCAGCCCGCGCACCCGCACCCCCGTGGCGGCGGTCTGGCTGGCCGCACTGGGCGCCCTGGCCCTCGGCCTCCCCTACCTGATCAACTCGACGGCGTACGCGGCGGTGACGTCGATCGCGGTCATCGGCCTGTACATCGCGTACGTCATCCCGACCTTCCTGCGGGTCCGCAAGGGTGCCGCCTTCGCCCGCGGGCCGTGGCACCTGGGCCGCTGGTCGGGCCCTATCGGGGTCGTCTCCGTCACCTGGGTCGTCGTGATCACGATCCTCTTCATGCTCCCGCAGGTCTCCCCGGTCACCTGGAAGACCTTCAACTACGCCCCCGTCGCCGTCCTGGTCGTCCTCGGCTTCGCCACGACCTGGTGGCTGGCCTCGGCCCGCCACTGGTTCCTCGACGGGGCGCGCGCCGCGACCCCGGAACCGGTCGAAAACTGA
- a CDS encoding DEAD/DEAH box helicase, whose protein sequence is MSVSSTDQFVVSENELQELNELDSELADVTNEAPEAADTTPQITFADLGLPEGVVRKLAQNGVTTPFPIQAATIPDALVGKDILGRGRTGSGKTLSFGLPTLATLAGGRTEKKRPRAVIMTPTRELAMQVADALQPYGDVLGLKMKVVCGGTSMGNQIYALERGVDVLVATPGRLRDIINRGACSLEDVQIAVLDEADQMSDLGFLPEVTELLDQVPAGGQRMLFSATMENEIQTLVDRYLNSPVSHEVDAAQGAVTTMSHHILIVKPKDKAPVTAAIASRKGRTIIFVRTQLGADRVAEQLRDAGVKADALHGGMTQGARTRTLADFKDGYVNVLVATDVAARGIHVDGIDLVLNVDPAGDHKDYLHRAGRTARAGRTGTVVSLSLPHQRRQIFRLMEDAGVDAARHIIQGAGAFDPEVAEITGARSMTEVQAESAGNAAQQAEREVAQLTKQLERAQRRAAELREEADRLVARVARERGEDPETAVAEAQATAAEERAVAEAAAAEQRTEREERPAASAPYERRERRGFDRDRGDRAERGFERREERGDRGGRGFERRDERRSFDRDRGGFERRDDRGGRGFERRDDRRPFDRDRNDRGGRSFERRDDRGGFERRDDRGGRGFERRDDRRPFDRTERNDRSDRGGRSFDRRDDRPGFRRDERGGHRGSDRPFNRDRRDDRPGFRSGGHERPYGRRDDHRGNGSFGRREDKPRWKRNG, encoded by the coding sequence ATGTCCGTGTCCAGTACTGACCAGTTTGTCGTGTCCGAGAACGAGCTCCAGGAACTCAATGAGCTCGACAGCGAACTCGCCGACGTGACGAACGAGGCCCCCGAGGCCGCTGACACCACCCCCCAGATCACCTTCGCCGACCTCGGCCTGCCCGAGGGTGTTGTGCGCAAGCTCGCGCAGAACGGCGTGACGACCCCCTTCCCGATCCAGGCCGCGACCATCCCGGACGCCCTGGTCGGAAAGGACATCCTCGGCCGTGGCCGCACCGGCTCCGGCAAGACCCTCTCCTTCGGTCTGCCGACCCTGGCCACGCTGGCCGGCGGCCGCACCGAGAAGAAGCGCCCCCGCGCGGTCATCATGACCCCGACCCGCGAGCTGGCCATGCAGGTCGCCGACGCCCTCCAGCCGTACGGCGACGTCCTCGGCCTGAAAATGAAGGTCGTCTGTGGCGGCACCTCCATGGGCAACCAGATCTACGCCCTGGAGCGCGGCGTCGACGTCCTCGTCGCCACGCCCGGCCGTCTGCGCGACATCATCAACCGCGGCGCCTGCTCGCTCGAGGACGTGCAGATCGCCGTACTCGACGAGGCCGACCAGATGTCCGACCTGGGCTTCCTGCCCGAGGTCACCGAACTGCTGGACCAGGTCCCGGCGGGCGGCCAGCGCATGCTCTTCTCCGCCACGATGGAGAACGAGATCCAGACCCTCGTCGACCGCTACCTGAACAGCCCCGTCTCCCACGAGGTGGACGCTGCCCAGGGCGCCGTCACGACGATGTCCCACCACATCCTCATCGTGAAGCCCAAGGACAAGGCGCCGGTCACCGCCGCGATCGCCTCCCGCAAGGGCCGCACGATCATCTTCGTCCGCACCCAGCTGGGCGCCGACCGCGTCGCCGAGCAGCTGCGCGACGCCGGCGTGAAGGCCGACGCGCTGCACGGCGGCATGACCCAGGGCGCCCGCACCCGCACCCTGGCCGACTTCAAGGACGGTTACGTCAACGTCCTGGTCGCCACCGACGTCGCCGCCCGCGGCATCCACGTCGACGGCATCGACCTGGTCCTGAACGTGGACCCGGCCGGCGACCACAAGGACTACCTGCACCGCGCCGGCCGCACCGCTCGCGCGGGCCGCACCGGCACGGTCGTCTCCCTCTCCCTGCCGCACCAGCGGCGCCAGATCTTCCGCCTGATGGAGGACGCCGGCGTCGACGCCGCGCGCCACATCATCCAGGGCGCCGGTGCCTTCGACCCGGAGGTCGCCGAGATCACCGGCGCCCGCTCCATGACCGAGGTCCAGGCCGAGTCCGCGGGCAACGCCGCCCAGCAGGCCGAGCGCGAGGTCGCCCAGCTCACCAAGCAACTGGAGCGCGCCCAGCGCCGCGCCGCCGAGCTGCGCGAGGAGGCGGACCGGCTGGTCGCCCGGGTCGCCCGCGAGCGCGGCGAGGACCCGGAGACCGCGGTCGCCGAGGCCCAGGCGACGGCCGCGGAGGAGCGGGCGGTCGCCGAGGCCGCTGCCGCCGAGCAGCGGACCGAGCGCGAGGAGCGTCCGGCGGCTTCGGCGCCGTACGAGCGCCGGGAGCGGCGCGGCTTCGACCGGGACCGTGGCGACCGTGCCGAGCGGGGCTTCGAGCGCCGTGAGGAGCGGGGCGACCGTGGTGGCCGCGGCTTCGAACGTCGCGACGAGCGCCGCTCGTTCGACCGCGACCGGGGCGGTTTCGAGCGTCGTGACGACCGTGGTGGTCGTGGTTTCGAGCGTCGCGACGACCGTCGTCCGTTCGACCGTGACCGCAACGACCGTGGTGGCCGTTCCTTCGAGCGTCGTGACGACCGGGGCGGTTTCGAGCGTCGTGACGACCGTGGTGGTCGTGGTTTCGAGCGCCGTGACGACCGTCGTCCGTTCGACCGCACCGAGCGCAACGACCGCAGTGACCGCGGTGGCCGTTCCTTCGACCGCCGTGACGACCGCCCGGGCTTCCGCCGGGACGAGCGCGGCGGGCACCGCGGCAGCGACCGTCCGTTCAACCGCGACCGCCGTGACGACCGCCCGGGCTTCCGCTCCGGCGGCCACGAGCGCCCCTACGGCCGCCGGGACGACCACCGCGGCAACGGCTCCTTCGGCCGCCGCGAGGACAAGCCGCGCTGGAAGCGCAACGGCTGA
- a CDS encoding metallopeptidase family protein produces the protein MLEMTREEFEELVAEALDRIPPELTRLMDNVAVFVEDEPPAADPELLGLYEGTPLTDRGEWYAGVLPDRITVYRGPTLRMCDSRADVVAETEVTVVHEIAHHFGIDDARLHTLGYG, from the coding sequence GTGCTGGAGATGACGCGCGAGGAGTTCGAGGAACTGGTCGCCGAGGCGCTCGACCGGATCCCGCCGGAGCTGACGCGGCTCATGGACAACGTGGCGGTGTTCGTGGAGGACGAACCACCCGCCGCCGACCCCGAGCTGCTCGGCCTGTACGAGGGCACACCGCTGACCGACCGCGGTGAGTGGTACGCGGGTGTGCTGCCGGACCGGATCACCGTCTACCGCGGGCCGACGCTGAGGATGTGCGACAGCCGCGCGGACGTGGTCGCCGAGACCGAGGTGACCGTGGTGCACGAGATCGCCCACCACTTCGGCATCGACGACGCCCGGCTCCACACCCTTGGGTACGGGTGA
- a CDS encoding metallophosphoesterase, which produces MVRVPVAALRTMTHRLRHAARGARPLPAPKRAAPEPAAPELAAPEVTARPRPWLRALGLTAVVLVGAWLGLLIVGNVRAPVGPMNTTMALRPSLAGGTKINISPLGALTLDSHVAPVRLDVNVDQLDPLRSQALVDHPERISGLQDEVVKDVEHDTLDLAVRSCVAVVAGATALGLAVYRSPRRALTAGGLALTLLAASGASAAATWNPKSILEPKFSGLLSSAPQVVGNARSIVSDFDVYQKELARLVTNVTKLYDVTSTLPAYQPDPSTIRVLHVSDIHLNPASWKIIASLVEQYKVNVIVDSGDTMDHGIAAENGFLDPIRDLGVPYVWVRGNHDSLTTQHYLERMKNVHVLDDGRALTVAGLRFAGIGDPQFTPDRSVEPGGDAAEQLAGDRLASTLRDQKARHTPVDIAVAHEPAAARETDGEVPLVLCGHLHHEGDEKLPYGTRLRMEGSTGGSGLRAVERAYPAPIEASILYFDRDSRRLQAWDAIKLGGLGETTAEVSRHLADDAPHQRTHRGKPSATPTPTPSSAAPSTPSAPSP; this is translated from the coding sequence ATGGTCCGCGTTCCCGTCGCAGCCCTCCGCACGATGACGCACCGCCTGCGCCACGCCGCCCGCGGCGCCCGCCCGCTCCCCGCGCCGAAGCGCGCCGCCCCGGAACCCGCCGCGCCGGAACTCGCCGCGCCGGAGGTCACCGCCCGCCCACGCCCCTGGCTGCGCGCCCTCGGCCTCACGGCCGTCGTCCTCGTCGGCGCCTGGCTGGGCCTGCTGATCGTGGGGAACGTACGGGCCCCGGTCGGCCCCATGAACACGACGATGGCACTGCGCCCCTCGCTCGCCGGCGGCACGAAGATCAATATCTCGCCGCTGGGCGCGCTCACCCTGGACAGCCATGTGGCACCCGTCCGCCTGGACGTGAACGTGGACCAGCTCGACCCGCTCCGCTCCCAGGCCCTGGTCGACCACCCCGAGCGCATCTCCGGTCTGCAGGACGAGGTCGTCAAGGACGTCGAGCACGACACGCTGGACCTGGCCGTGCGCTCCTGTGTCGCCGTGGTCGCCGGGGCCACGGCCCTCGGCCTCGCCGTCTACCGCAGCCCCCGCCGGGCCCTCACCGCCGGCGGCCTCGCCCTGACCCTGCTGGCCGCGTCCGGGGCGAGCGCGGCCGCCACCTGGAACCCGAAGTCGATACTGGAGCCGAAGTTCTCCGGGCTGCTCAGCTCGGCACCACAGGTGGTCGGCAACGCGCGCAGCATCGTCTCCGACTTCGACGTCTACCAGAAGGAGCTGGCCCGCCTGGTGACGAACGTGACGAAGCTCTACGACGTCACCTCCACGCTCCCCGCCTACCAGCCGGATCCCTCCACCATCCGGGTCCTGCACGTGTCCGACATCCACCTCAACCCGGCGAGCTGGAAGATCATCGCCTCGCTGGTGGAGCAGTACAAGGTGAACGTGATCGTCGACTCCGGCGACACGATGGACCATGGCATCGCGGCGGAGAACGGCTTCCTGGACCCGATCCGGGACCTGGGAGTGCCGTACGTCTGGGTGCGTGGGAACCACGACTCGCTGACCACCCAGCACTATCTGGAGCGGATGAAGAACGTGCACGTCCTGGACGACGGCCGGGCCCTGACGGTTGCCGGTCTGCGCTTCGCGGGCATCGGCGACCCGCAGTTCACCCCCGACCGTTCGGTGGAGCCCGGCGGCGACGCGGCCGAGCAGCTGGCGGGCGACCGGCTGGCCAGCACCCTGCGCGACCAGAAGGCCCGGCACACCCCGGTCGACATCGCCGTCGCCCACGAGCCGGCCGCGGCGCGCGAGACGGACGGCGAGGTGCCGCTCGTGTTGTGCGGCCATCTGCACCACGAGGGGGACGAGAAGCTGCCCTACGGCACGAGGCTGCGCATGGAGGGCTCCACGGGCGGCAGCGGGCTGCGTGCGGTGGAGCGCGCCTACCCCGCCCCCATCGAGGCCTCGATCCTCTACTTCGACCGCGACAGCCGCCGGCTGCAGGCCTGGGACGCGATCAAACTGGGCGGCCTGGGCGAGACGACGGCCGAGGTCAGCCGCCACCTGGCCGACGACGCCCCCCACCAGCGCACCCACCGCGGAAAGCCGAGCGCCACCCCCACCCCGACGCCCTCTTCCGCCGCCCCTTCCACCCCTTCCGCGCCGTCGCCGTAA